From the genome of Chanodichthys erythropterus isolate Z2021 chromosome 17, ASM2448905v1, whole genome shotgun sequence:
TTAATGGTGGTTAGGCTTCAACGTTGTATTAGTCGTGTAGAGCCAATAGGTCGGGGCTGGGCGGGGCAGCAGGGGGCGAGGCGCATTCGGTACACGATGAGTGTATCCTGGTACATACTGTATCCCTGTTTTTTGGTtgttctctccagtatgaactcgcTCGTGTGTTTTCAGTTGTCCAGACAGAGCAAAACTCTTGTCACAATATGAGCACTTGTAAGGTGTTCCTCTATTATGAATTCTTTGGTGCTGTTTCAGACAGTCAGCTCTATTAAAGCTCTTCCCACAGCTACAACACACATGATCTCTCACTTTATTGTGCGTTTTCTGGTGCTTTTTAATACTGTCAATCCTTGAAAATCTCTTTCCACAGACAGAACACACATAAGGCCTCTCATCTGAATGAACTATCAGGTGTTTGTTTAGATTTGATGATGAAGAAAAATCtttaccacactgatcacagttaaatgttttttttccagaGTGAATAATAAAAAGATGATTTTTTAAACCTGTTCCATCTTTGAAACTCTTCTCACACTGAGTACAGTGGTAcggcttttctccagtatgaagtCGCTCGTGTGATTTCTGGCTTCCAGAATAAGTGAAAGTCTTGTCACAATAtgagcacttgtaaggtttttctctcACTTCATTATGTGTTTTCTGGTGTTGCTTACAATTGATCAGccgtgaaaaactctttccacagaaAGAACACACATAAGGACTCTCACCTGAATGAACGTTTAGGTGTTGTTTTAGATGTGATGAGGTTTTAAACTTTTTACTACACTGATCACAGTTAAATGGTTTTTCTCCAGAATGAAGGAGCAGATGATTCCTGAGAACTTTAGCAGTTCTGAAACTCTTCTCACACTGAGTACAGtggtacggcttctctccagtatgaactcgcTTGTGTACTTTCAGGTTTCCAGACCGAGCGAAACTCTTGTCACAATAtgagcacttgtaaggtttttctccagtatgaattctttgGTGCTGTTTCAGACAGTCAGCTCTATtaaagctcttcccacagtCACAACACACATGATCTCTCACTTCATCATGTGTTTTCTTGTGCAGTTTAAAATGATCCAgctgtgaaaaactctttccacagagaGAACACACATAATCTGAATGAACTGTCAGGTGTTGTTTTAGATGTTTAGAATAATGAAAATCtttaccacactgatcacagttaaatggtttctctccagtgtgaattcttatGTGTCTCTTAAGGTTTCCTTTAGTttggaaactctttccacactgagtgcatgtaaacggtttttctccagtgtgaactcttaTGTGTATGTTAAGGTCTCCCTTTTTTGGGAAAcattttccacactgagagcagatGTGCAGCTTATTATCTTTTGTTCGAGTTGTGAAGTTGTGACATTCCTTTTCTGCTTCAttaagttcatgtttttgtggTTTCATCACCATCAagtctaaaataaaaacattttgtggtTAAAATAAGCTCTAATTTAACAGAAGTATATTTAATGTGCCAAAGTGTAGTTGTCATTCTCTTGTTAATACAATCTAAATGTGTTTAACAATTGCTATACAAGATTATGATAATTTAGATGCATTTCTCTATAATTTATCAGCTCATTCACATCCACCAAATTTGGTGAACGAAAGTTTGTAGTTAACAATCAAAAATGGACACCAACCTATTTGTTCCTCAGTGTCTTCATCTTTTATTCTGGATGGTTCTGGATCAATTGTGTCTTTAATCTCCTCTTTGATAAACTCCATCTTCACACAGCTTTCAGCTACTACACTACACGAGTTTGTCCTTCTCTTGTAGGGTGAAGTGAATATTCCCAGTATATATGGGCTATTTTCTGTGGGAGGGACATcagattcaaattcaaaagAAGTTACTGAATTTATActgaaacacttttttttaatacttgttTACCTAGTTTCTTCCTCATTCATTAGACAGTCCATAATGAGAAACCACTGGTAACGTTTTCCCTATTCAGCCATATATTTGGAGAGCTTGATGTGTTTAACAATCTAACTTGAGCTCGacgtgttaaaaaaaacaaacaaataaataaaacgcgGCTTTAAGGCGCAAGATACATTCCGTCGCTAAGGAAAACAAAGATGCTTATGACACACAAATAAGCTTCTCTGCTACTTGCTGTTAGTGTTCACACTGTCTCCACACTGTACAGGACAAACTGCCCCAAATTGATCCGAAAAATCAATGAAAAAAATCCCCAAATTGGAAACGCTCAGCTTGAAATGGTGAAAGTTTCAGCACTTGTTTTGTCTCTTGCGCTTCTCTCTTCTGCGCATCCTCAGTGCGCACGGTGTCGAGCttcttaaaggggccgcaaaTTCCTACGTAAACCACATCTCAGCACCGTTACAAGGTAAATACACTTTCACTGCTACTGGAATCTTTAAAATCAACTCTAAGTAATGCTAATGCTTAAtagtttgtttattattcaGTATTTTACAGATTCTCTTCACCAAATCTGGTGAAGAAGCTTTGGAACTTATTGTTTCTAAGCagaaaataaaagataaaatgaACTCCAACCTCTTTTATGATAGGAGACCTGATCATTTAGTTGACAATTATACTGTACATTCCAAACACATTTAACACAGTATTAAAATAGAATGATTAAATGCATTAATGtgattaaaactttataattcATTCTctatgttcattaaatatatgtAAGAATTTGTAGTCTGCCTCAACCCAGATTCcactccaaagtatattttagaatgAGTTCATGCCCAAAATGGCTTAATTATcatagagaagaagaaagtcaaCTGGTATATCGTTTATGTACCACTTGGGTTGGTCAAATCCTGAGCAAATGGTAATCAATTGTAGAATGGGAGTGGGTGTGGAACACACAGAACCATCTCAAACAATGAGGTGTAACAACTTATTCATATACAGACCACAGCTGGCAAAACATGAGAAACTACATTTACATGAAGAGTGGTAAACTGTAACAGGATAAAAGGTTTGAGATTTGGATGTTCTGAATTCATTCTGACGCCGGTGAACCCCAGGTGCTTCGTGTACTTTGTCACTGCTATGCTGCAATAAACTTCTTCATCGTCGTCCTCATCATTTTTTCTTACAGTTAATAGTTtctatttctcataattgcatgTACTGCATCAGAACACAATATAATACACTTATTTACTAAGTAAATGAATTGAATATATCTAATTCAAGTAAGACCTGCTTAGCACACAATCCCTGCAGATCGATAAAAACTTACAATGACTTTATTTACACTGTAAGAGTTGTTGACTTGTGAAGCTTCAACTCGCAAATCTTTCTAGTTTTCTGAGCTTTTGAccaaattcacaaaattagatgataatgtgcttttaatataaaGTGCATATTTTATCTCAGAGAATTTACTTGagtgtatttgaaataaataactAATTTTGCTCACTTGCAACATTTTTTCATATGGGTGTGAAGGCTTGATGAATGTTTGAAACTCTTCTCACACTGAGTACAGTgatacggcttctctccagtatgaactcgcTTGTGTGATTTCAGAGATCCTGACTGACTGAAACTCTTCTCACAATATGGGCACTTGTAAGGTCTTTCTCCAGTATGAAGTCGTtcatgttctttcatgtttccagactgagtgaatctcttgtcacaatatgagcacttgtaaggtctttctccagtatgaattctttgGTGCTGTTTCATTTCACCAGCTGTTGTAAAGCTCTTTCCACAGTCAAAGCACACATGATCTTTCACTTCATTATGTGTTTTCTGGTGCAGTTTACAATGTTCCAGCCTTGAATAACTCTTTCCACAGAGAGAACACACATAAGGCCTCTCATCTGAATGAACTTTCAGGTGTTGCTTTAGATGTGACGATGAATTAAATTTtttaccacactgatcacagttaAATGGCTTTTCTCCAGAATGAATAAACAGATGATTTTTTAAGCCTTTTGCATCATTAAAACTCTTCTCACACTGAGTACAGTGGTACGGCTTCTCTTCAGTATGAACTCGCTCATGCTTTTTCAGGTTTCCACACTGTGTGAAACTCTTGTCACAATAtgagcacttgtaaggtttttctccagtatgaattctttgGTGCCGTTTCAGATCGCCAGCGGTAATAAAGCTCTTCCCACATTTAAAGCACACATGATCTTTCACTTCATTATGTGATTTCTGGTGCAGTTTAAAACTGTTCATCCTTGAATAACTCTTTCCACAGAGAGAACACACATAAGGCCTCTCATCTGAATGAACTTTCAGGTGTTGTTTTAGATCTgatggcaaaaaaaaatctttaccacactgatcacacttAAACAGTTTTTCTCCAGAGTGACGGAGCAGATGATTTCTGAGACCTGATTCACCAGTataactctttccacactgatagCATGTatacggtttctctccagtgtgaattcttatGTGTTTGTTAAGGATTCCTTTATGttggaaactctttccacactgtgaGCAGGTGTGCAGCTTTTTGGCTTTTGTCCCTTGAGTTTTGAAGTCACAGTGTTTCTTTACATCATTTAGTTTGTGTCTTTGCTTCTTCGCTTCCATCTGGTCTAAAATGAACATATTAATTACTTAGAATCAGGaggataaatataaaaattcaaaagaacactTAGCAGAAAACAAGACATCAGGGGCCGTaatcacaaaacatcttaagccTAAAAGTAGCCTGGGACACACTAGACGATTTTCTCAACTGATTTTAAAACTGTGGGTGACCACAGACTGTTTCAAATGGAAAGCACACACTAGATGATTCAGCCAGACTGCGAGACCACACACAAATCTTTAATAAATAAccaaataaataagaaaataatgtcccaccttcctaatattgtgctGGCCCGTTTTGCaaccaaaacagccctgacccgtcgaggcatggactcctctagacccctgaaggtgtgctgtggtatctgacaccaagatgttagcagcagatacTTTAAGTCCTTTAAATTGAGGTGGAGCCCCCATGGATTAGacttgttcagcacatcccacagatgctcgattggattgagatctgtgGAATTTGGAGGTCaaatcaacacctcaaactcattgttgtgctcctcaaactattcctgaaccatttttgctttgtggcaggcgcattatcctgctgaaagaggccaacagggaatactgtttccatgaaagggcgtacatggtctgcaacagtgcttaggtaggtggtacgtgtcaaagacccaaggtttcccagcagaacattgcccaaagcatcacactacCTCTCTGTGGGCTTGCCATAGTGCATCCTGATTTCATGTGTTCTTCTTAGCTGAAGACTtctctctattccttagtaaaagttggtctcagcagctttgtgaaaaGCGTTAAAGAGGAAACTTTTACCTTAAAACTTTTAATGCTATTTAGGAAAAATAAGATCAAATgatttgtgaatacggccccaggtATCTGTCTGTGTGAGCATCAAGTATCTTTGATGTGTAAAATATTTAGTTCATACACTTGTTAAGATGAATAATACAGctataatatgatgatttatacaATTTTctgttatattttaatgttatctACAAGGTTATGATCCTTTATCATCCATATACTGCTTAATAATTCATCgttaccaaagcagtcaacaatGAAGAATCAAGAATGGACACCAACCtatttgttcctcagtatcttcatgttttattctggatggttctggatcactcatgtcttcaatctcctctttaataaactccatctttaacAGTCACACAGATTTCAGCTGCTACACCTGGAGTTTGTCCTTCTCTTGTAGGATGATGTGAAAATTATTGGTGAACTGTTGTGGGAGACACCAGCTCTGCCAAATTCAAACAGAAGTTATTGAATTTATACTGAATTACTTTAATTACGAATGGTGCAGGGATGACATCAGTACCCGTAAgtatatttttgattaatttttgatgaaaatgtgtgtgaaatgttttcAACTGAAATATTCAAAGCTTAAATATAAAGCCATGTTGAATTTCAAATGCAAGCCTTAAGGCTTGTGCACACAATTATCACACGACGACGTTTAACGCTTTGTGACTAAACAAAGGGTGCCAATGTAAGTATGCAAATCAACGTGCAAAAAGTCAGGCATAAAagcataattttttaaaaaagccttgggttagtttttttttggtttgatgCGCCACGTTAAAAAATGGCTGACCAATAAGATTGGTACTTTTGTTCATGAGCCTGGAGCttctgaagttacagtaaaatatgACATGGTGGCCCTTACAAACTATGGGTGCCAGTTCTTGGCCACATCAAAATGTGTATTATATGcaattttatttctgtatttttatttatttattttttattacattcaagaaatatagttgataatgtctatttcataaatgtttgtttgcACTACCGTTCACTTGTACTACTGTAATTGTGACTTATTTGCACTACTCTTTCTGACTATCATCTCCTCATGTCatgtatatgcatatatatgccattttatatcggtattattttgttttatttacatttcagaaaaaaatacaatgtgTTAAAATGCAAGAATTATTTTAACAAGCTTTCTTGTTTGAAAAACATTTGTCATTAACTTACTTCCATAGTATAAAGTCTCACACTTCAGCATCTTGGTCACTAGTTTAGAAAAGCACTGACACCTACGGTGAAATAATCATGTATGTTtaacgagcagcgggacttttattatgacacagtcgctggCGCCGATTCCgtttttccggtcatgagtatgaggtaacgcagctctgtttaatattagatacatttgagggtgttgaaaatattataacgttactctgtgcgttcactcggtggctgctgtgagacactgttacacactgcagtaagatagatccattttagaatatcattttaaatattgaatgTCTTGTGTTGAttaatggcatgcaattaattttaaaatgtattgtatgatggagaaaattatgtattactgttaataaaaataaagctgtatctgattatgctatgttagctacttgacaaaatagtatttttctctgaggcatggtaaatcgaaaaaaagactaaacgtgttgagctatataacaacaattcgttttctatctataaatatatcaaaacagatgttccccctgtctattaaaacatgtaatattttaaagcgtctttggtgtttccatggtttctacaaaataaacccggaaaccgagggtaacgcaggtatgacgcaattgacaggcgactcctcacacgtcccggagccttcgttaaaattgcaattttttcaCGATTTGCAagtagttggaaacatttggggatattgtaagtactcaagtgaacaaaatatataacactggcctagtggtttttggatattttactgcaaaaaattgtacatattgcacctttaactgagCTGCCTTTTTGTCTACAAAAGTtccctgttttcacctcattcaTTATGGTGGGGTCTGAGATCTTCAGTAAAGTGGAACATTAAGCACATGTAATTGGTGTGAACTGACAGAGTCTGTGAAAAACCCTCAACCAATACTATTACACTCTAATAATAAACCAGGACAAATAACGCATTTCATTACATTAGTACTTAGCACTGAAACTCCGGAACTGGTTAATGTTAAACTCTGTAATCTGGGAAATCTCTCACATGCATACTGGAAAACATACCGCATCCCAAAAATATTCCACATTTGTCCTTCTTTTATGATCGTTAACAGCGTCGCTTTTCACTTCAACTGGTTAAAGATTCAGCGCTCGTCTCGTATCTGCGTTTCTCTCTTCCGCGCATGCTCAGACAGTGCGCGCGGTGTCTCTCttcttaaaggggccgcatagattttttattttttttagcttttagtgtGAATATGTTAGCTGTTCTCTATGAGATACTGTGCTTCAGTACAATGACAGAATGCGCATGTagaagatataagcattcaaacttacagtctctctctcttctgaCAATATAAATAGATTTGACAAGAtatctgaggtatatttttacagactgccaAAAGCTAAAGAAAAGAGAAGCAATGGGtcgctgcaattcacagaaacaactggactccaggcagagaaacttGGATTTTCAGTTATCATTATGTGTCAATATGTtgaattttgaggtaaaatcaaaccctatatattgtattgttattga
Proteins encoded in this window:
- the LOC137004328 gene encoding zinc finger protein 345-like isoform X1 translates to MRKKLENSPYILGIFTSPYKRRTNSCSVVAESCVKMEFIKEEIKDTIDPEPSRIKDEDTEEQIDLMVMKPQKHELNEAEKECHNFTTRTKDNKLHICSQCGKCFPKKGDLNIHIRVHTGEKPFTCTQCGKSFQTKGNLKRHIRIHTGEKPFNCDQCGKDFHYSKHLKQHLTVHSDYVCSLCGKSFSQLDHFKLHKKTHDEVRDHVCCDCGKSFNRADCLKQHQRIHTGEKPYKCSYCDKSFARSGNLKVHKRVHTGEKPYHCTQCEKSFRTAKVLRNHLLLHSGEKPFNCDQCSKKFKTSSHLKQHLNVHSGESPYVCSFCGKSFSRLINCKQHQKTHNEVREKPYKCSYCDKTFTYSGSQKSHERLHTGEKPYHCTQCEKSFKDGTGLKNHLFIIHSGKKTFNCDQCGKDFSSSSNLNKHLIVHSDERPYVCSVCGKRFSRIDSIKKHQKTHNKVRDHVCCSCGKSFNRADCLKQHQRIHNRGTPYKCSYCDKSFALSGQLKTHERVHTGENNQKTGIQYVPGYTHRVPNAPRPLLPRPAPTYWLYTTNTTLKPNHH
- the LOC137004341 gene encoding zinc finger protein 271-like: MSDPEPSRIKHEDTEEQIDQMKVTEQRHKLNEVEEKCDFKTQGTKAKKPHTCSQCGMSFQDKGTLNRHQRIHTGEKPYKCSYCDKSFTQSGNLKEHERVHTGERPFECSYCEKSFTQSSLRNHLLRHSGEKLFKCDQCGKDFFLPSDLKQHLKVHSDERPYVCSLCGKSYSRMNSFKLHQKSHNEVKDHVCFKCGKSFITAGDLKRHQRIHTGEKPYKCSYCDKSFTQCGNLKKHERVHTEEKPYHCTQCEKSFNDAKGLKNHLFIHSGEKPFNCDQCGKKFNSSSHLKQHLKVHSDERPYVCSLCGKSYSRLEHCKLHQKTHNEVKDHVCFDCGKSFTTAGEMKQHQRIHTGERPYKCSYCDKRFTQSGNMKEHERLHTGERPYKCPYCEKSFSQSGSLKSHKRVHTGEKPYHCTQCEKSFKHSSSLHTHMKKCCK